In Sulfolobales archaeon, the following are encoded in one genomic region:
- a CDS encoding Clp1/GlmU family protein: protein MKINVESHSGSILRVSGPASVRVLDGRVHILGRVLGAGESVIISMYKSYPLQFIESSRIEVELGSGGYVENPREEDEVLPEWIKTAQEIIDKNSIIIVVGPVESGKSSLTTLLANTAIARGLKTCVIDADIGQQDIGPPGFISMTCPREPFVWLRDLMPEHIRIVGSLTPSQYSSRLVSGVMDLVGEAVLKGAEVVIINTDGWISSPQALEMKLEMARYVRARYILALQKGYYLGGLTSSLEGLRIIPLPSPQGVRVRSREDRRALRSQAYRKFFEGASQRTLEIAQGLIIVGSCLASGEKLSQDKISELGKALGLNILYGSKYENSVYLYVQAQDKSLGERILKYQDLEVQIIPQGSERGLLASLLDPSMREVAPAILESLDLLSGILKIVTRYNGPVAGVVIGRIKIDSLYDDSVRYSRCPI, encoded by the coding sequence ATGAAGATTAATGTGGAATCTCATAGCGGATCTATATTACGCGTCTCAGGACCTGCCAGTGTGAGGGTGTTAGATGGGAGAGTTCATATCCTCGGTAGAGTGCTAGGTGCTGGAGAGAGTGTTATCATAAGCATGTATAAAAGCTATCCTCTTCAGTTCATTGAATCCTCTAGGATAGAAGTGGAACTAGGTTCTGGGGGGTATGTTGAGAATCCTAGAGAAGAAGATGAGGTTCTTCCTGAATGGATTAAAACAGCTCAGGAGATAATTGATAAGAACTCTATAATCATTGTAGTAGGACCTGTGGAATCTGGAAAATCATCTCTTACAACACTACTTGCAAACACAGCAATAGCTAGAGGATTGAAAACATGTGTCATAGATGCTGATATAGGACAGCAGGATATAGGTCCTCCAGGTTTTATATCAATGACATGCCCTAGAGAACCTTTTGTATGGCTTAGAGATCTTATGCCGGAGCATATTAGAATAGTAGGATCTCTAACACCTTCTCAATACTCTTCAAGACTTGTTAGCGGTGTGATGGATCTGGTTGGTGAAGCAGTTCTCAAAGGTGCTGAGGTTGTGATAATAAACACTGATGGATGGATCTCATCGCCTCAGGCTTTAGAGATGAAGTTAGAGATGGCAAGATATGTTAGAGCTAGATATATTCTAGCCCTCCAAAAAGGATACTATCTAGGAGGTTTAACAAGCTCTCTAGAAGGCTTGAGAATCATACCACTTCCATCGCCTCAGGGTGTGAGAGTTAGAAGTAGAGAAGATAGGAGAGCTCTCAGGTCTCAGGCTTATAGAAAGTTCTTCGAAGGAGCATCTCAAAGAACTTTAGAGATAGCCCAGGGCTTAATCATTGTAGGCTCCTGCCTGGCTTCTGGGGAGAAGCTTTCTCAGGATAAGATTTCAGAGCTTGGAAAGGCTTTAGGTCTTAACATACTCTACGGATCCAAGTATGAGAACAGTGTATATCTATATGTTCAGGCTCAGGATAAGAGTTTGGGAGAGAGGATATTGAAATACCAGGATCTAGAGGTTCAGATCATTCCTCAAGGGAGTGAGAGAGGATTGTTAGCATCTCTTCTAGATCCTTCCATGAGAGAGGTTGCTCCCGCCATACTTGAAAGCCTGGATCTATTATCAGGAATTCTGAAGATCGTGACCAGATACAACGGTCCTGTGGCTGGAGTTGTTATTGGGAGGATAAAGATAGACTCTTTATATGATGATAGTGTGAGGTATTCGAGATGCCCGATATAG
- a CDS encoding SCP2 sterol-binding domain-containing protein → MASLDLMREVVARVNSSPQIVAELKGSPRVFQFKLEGEKPFYVEIKADGTMELHEGEHRNPTSTLMARDDVMADIIQGKRDGVQAFFQGLLKISGDVMAVQKLAGILSRARR, encoded by the coding sequence TTGGCTTCACTAGATCTCATGAGAGAAGTTGTCGCCAGAGTCAATTCAAGTCCGCAGATAGTAGCAGAGCTGAAAGGATCCCCTAGAGTGTTCCAGTTCAAACTTGAAGGAGAGAAACCTTTCTATGTAGAGATCAAGGCTGACGGAACAATGGAACTTCATGAGGGCGAGCATAGAAATCCTACATCAACTCTCATGGCTCGAGATGATGTGATGGCTGATATAATTCAGGGTAAGAGAGACGGGGTTCAGGCATTCTTCCAAGGGCTTCTAAAGATATCCGGAGACGTCATGGCAGTTCAAAAGCTTGCGGGAATTCTATCTAGGGCGAGAAGATAG
- a CDS encoding glycosyltransferase: MMKKASIVIALKHEKRESIETTLRSIEKLNYPKDLMEIILVYRRNDLETSRSVREVLSGISRDIRVREFIIEREEGFKASDINQAIREAEGEIIGFYDADDIIEENQINKALKMLEEGFSAVSARVYRYRPTILGRLLFMETVIWYDLWINIMSRLRIHTPLSGEGLYIRRDVIERLGGFPEILAEDSGLSILLAIRGLKYGYMNSYVEELAPKNLRSFIGQRLRWYRGHLQALTLLLRSRVRPDVLFKVLASYTMIIIPTVLALLPVAVVGSSISSDLNSSSLDMLRRTNDIPRMLGISSMNLVILLLILYLGFISVSWILLFKNHMKRKGFQESIKIALLSLLLLPLYWLLLSITFVLSIFIPIKKWFKTDRR, translated from the coding sequence ATGATGAAGAAAGCTTCTATAGTCATCGCTCTCAAGCATGAGAAGAGAGAATCTATAGAGACCACTCTTAGAAGTATTGAGAAACTAAATTATCCAAAAGATCTAATGGAAATAATACTCGTGTATAGAAGAAACGATCTTGAGACCAGCAGGAGTGTTAGAGAAGTTCTTTCAGGGATAAGCAGAGATATTAGAGTAAGAGAATTCATAATAGAAAGAGAAGAAGGCTTCAAAGCCTCAGATATTAATCAAGCTATTAGAGAAGCTGAAGGAGAGATCATAGGATTCTATGATGCAGATGATATAATAGAGGAGAATCAGATTAATAAAGCTTTGAAAATGCTTGAGGAAGGTTTCTCAGCGGTTAGCGCTAGAGTCTATAGGTATAGACCTACTATACTTGGAAGACTTCTATTTATGGAAACTGTTATCTGGTATGATCTGTGGATTAATATAATGAGTAGACTCAGGATCCATACACCACTAAGCGGTGAGGGGCTTTACATTAGAAGAGATGTTATAGAAAGATTAGGAGGATTCCCCGAGATACTTGCCGAAGATTCAGGATTATCAATACTTCTAGCTATCAGAGGACTTAAATACGGGTATATGAACTCATATGTTGAAGAACTAGCTCCCAAAAACCTCAGATCTTTTATAGGACAGAGATTAAGATGGTATAGAGGTCATCTACAAGCTCTTACACTACTCCTAAGATCAAGAGTCAGACCCGATGTTCTATTCAAGGTTTTAGCTTCGTATACGATGATAATCATTCCAACGGTACTAGCACTTCTACCAGTAGCAGTAGTAGGATCCTCTATATCATCAGATTTGAATAGCTCATCACTAGACATGCTGAGAAGAACAAATGATATACCTAGAATGCTTGGCATCTCAAGTATGAATCTAGTGATACTGCTACTAATCCTCTACCTAGGTTTTATAAGTGTTTCATGGATTCTGCTCTTTAAAAATCATATGAAGAGGAAAGGTTTCCAAGAGAGTATAAAGATAGCTTTACTCTCATTACTACTTCTCCCACTATACTGGCTACTCCTCTCAATAACATTTGTACTATCAATCTTCATACCGATTAAAAAATGGTTTAAAACTGATAGAAGATAG
- a CDS encoding MogA/MoaB family molybdenum cofactor biosynthesis protein, with translation MKHHHDVLEMNSVKGFVITVSTSKYRELLRGLKPDDVSGDLAERMIRERGGHVIGRALVDDDIKMIREKIEEILSGTDANLIIVTGGTGFSPRDVTVEALKPLFEKEIIGFGEIFRYLSYQKNGGIAMLSRATAGIIRGRVVVLLPGSPDGVRLGMELILDQITHILSLIRS, from the coding sequence TTGAAGCATCATCATGATGTGCTTGAGATGAATAGTGTTAAAGGATTTGTGATCACCGTTAGCACTTCTAAATATAGAGAGCTTCTCAGAGGATTAAAACCCGATGATGTTTCAGGAGATCTTGCTGAGAGAATGATCAGGGAGAGAGGAGGTCATGTTATAGGTAGAGCTCTCGTCGACGATGATATTAAAATGATTAGAGAGAAGATCGAGGAAATTCTATCAGGAACAGATGCTAACCTGATCATAGTCACAGGAGGAACAGGTTTCAGTCCTCGTGATGTGACTGTTGAAGCTTTGAAACCTTTGTTCGAGAAGGAGATAATAGGGTTTGGAGAGATCTTCAGATATCTATCTTATCAGAAGAATGGTGGTATTGCAATGCTTAGTAGAGCTACTGCAGGTATTATCAGAGGAAGAGTGGTAGTGCTACTCCCAGGATCTCCTGATGGTGTGAGGTTGGGGATGGAGCTCATACTAGATCAGATAACTCATATACTAAGTCTTATAAGAAGCTAG
- a CDS encoding FtsX-like permease family protein — MRREILYLIDLMKLASKALTERRLRAVLTIVGISIGPFIMVMMGSVISGYSSYIISSITSLGQNGIIIFPGGGYKLTENDLSYIRSLPHVVRAEPFYYTQGFARICGSEERVYVYAIDLDFIFQVVRNAEILKGVLPSPTELSNALAGYRIMFDSKGNQCYNLGDVISVSVSIYQSGKGLVRKNLNLMISAVLKEYGGALFFSPDSTLFINYDAGRKILGMDTWSGIIVLADDPMNVRGIADTLRNYFSGNADVIAFSAIADSVGSVTRVVDFINFTTSLSAFAVAVAGVAATMITSVIERYRELGVMKAIGYTSRSILLLILLESVIMSLIGAAIGISLGIVGAYILSSQGLVFKGFISESSIVIYAPPNITANLLLSVLALTIFVGVLGGLMPAYRASRIPPAVALRYE; from the coding sequence TTGAGAAGAGAAATACTCTATCTGATAGACCTTATGAAACTTGCTTCAAAAGCTCTCACCGAGAGAAGACTTAGAGCGGTTCTCACCATCGTAGGCATATCGATAGGTCCTTTCATAATGGTTATGATGGGCTCTGTGATCTCAGGCTACTCCTCGTACATAATTTCTAGCATAACATCGCTAGGTCAGAACGGTATAATAATATTCCCGGGAGGAGGGTACAAGCTTACAGAAAATGATCTGTCTTACATAAGAAGTCTTCCTCACGTGGTAAGAGCAGAACCATTCTACTATACACAAGGATTTGCAAGAATATGCGGTTCTGAGGAGAGAGTATACGTGTATGCTATAGATCTAGACTTCATATTTCAGGTAGTGAGAAACGCTGAAATACTGAAAGGAGTTCTACCATCACCTACAGAGCTTTCCAACGCTCTCGCAGGATATAGGATAATGTTTGATAGCAAAGGCAATCAATGTTATAATCTCGGTGATGTTATAAGTGTTTCGGTATCGATCTACCAAAGCGGGAAAGGTCTTGTTCGGAAAAACCTGAATCTGATGATATCAGCAGTATTAAAAGAATACGGCGGAGCACTTTTCTTCAGTCCTGACAGCACTCTATTTATAAACTATGATGCAGGGCGGAAGATTCTGGGGATGGACACATGGTCTGGTATAATAGTTCTAGCAGACGATCCGATGAATGTGAGAGGTATAGCCGATACTCTTAGAAACTACTTCTCAGGAAATGCCGATGTAATAGCATTCTCAGCAATAGCAGATTCTGTCGGTAGTGTGACCAGGGTTGTAGACTTTATAAATTTCACAACATCTCTATCAGCATTCGCCGTAGCTGTAGCAGGCGTAGCTGCTACCATGATAACATCTGTGATCGAGAGATATAGAGAGCTTGGAGTTATGAAGGCAATAGGATATACTAGCAGGAGTATTCTGCTTCTGATACTCCTAGAATCTGTGATCATGAGTCTTATAGGAGCTGCAATAGGTATCTCTCTAGGAATTGTAGGAGCTTATATACTCTCATCTCAAGGACTTGTCTTCAAAGGATTCATATCAGAGAGCAGTATAGTAATCTACGCACCGCCGAACATAACAGCAAATCTACTACTATCGGTCCTGGCTCTCACGATATTTGTAGGCGTGTTAGGAGGTCTAATGCCCGCCTACAGAGCTTCTAGGATTCCTCCAGCAGTAGCCTTAAGATACGAGTGA
- a CDS encoding helix-turn-helix domain-containing protein: MIIGRIRYKLPCGWLPSVRGSIILMSCRPYGRSGASALIKIKGFLDLEDLKRHGYKLVSEVSVDRDVRIAIIRGRICPCKKAGLHKVHVIGMKGAEDHVIEVTGLFGDLREFKNLVKNLMRNNIEVLKATYREARRSDFISMKQWSLIETAFRSGFFEYPKKTSIWGLARSLGLAKSSIDESIRRGLKKIIEKGSMGSVSAL; this comes from the coding sequence ATGATTATAGGCAGGATCAGGTATAAACTGCCTTGTGGATGGCTTCCTTCTGTGAGAGGTAGTATAATTCTTATGAGTTGCAGACCTTATGGCAGGTCGGGTGCCAGTGCTCTTATCAAGATAAAGGGTTTTCTAGATCTAGAGGATCTCAAGAGGCATGGGTATAAGCTTGTATCCGAGGTCTCAGTAGATCGAGATGTTAGAATTGCTATTATACGGGGAAGAATATGCCCATGTAAAAAAGCTGGGCTTCATAAGGTTCATGTGATCGGTATGAAGGGAGCTGAAGATCATGTGATAGAAGTCACAGGATTATTCGGAGATCTGAGAGAGTTCAAGAATCTTGTGAAAAATCTCATGAGAAATAACATAGAGGTTTTGAAGGCAACCTATAGAGAGGCTAGAAGAAGTGATTTTATAAGTATGAAGCAGTGGAGTCTTATTGAAACAGCATTTAGATCAGGGTTCTTCGAGTATCCTAAGAAAACTAGTATCTGGGGTCTGGCGAGGTCTCTAGGTCTTGCGAAATCTAGTATAGATGAGAGTATTAGAAGAGGCTTGAAAAAAATTATTGAGAAAGGATCTATGGGATCTGTTTCAGCTCTCTAG
- a CDS encoding cytochrome ubiquinol oxidase subunit I, with translation MSASEVSVTPAQFLGFTTLGLSVLIHIVFVSITLGVGLVTAIYRWLAYKRSDPELEVFARSTFRIMIVSELFSGVWGTIITVFLAGFFPGLVALATNLLFTPIAISIVSIMIRIPSIAIFWYTWGRVSPSTHSIIGFIMALSGFGVPLGFRTLFSEITYPHAVAEFLAGTVPPAWYAYTSPIFWSLYLHTVFAVISTGGFVVASLMAYENNPRGVKIGLMFGVGFLFAQFFAGPLYWYSLHYYSSYIFNQVTFGSFMPALALKMVLIITLLTISVYSWTRVRSENIIPKPTVYLGFIAVAVVFLGELINDGSRYPYMAVAGGSGIPIAGFFNFYMEVPEPVVFVILGFLIFSIAVFMIAAYLALYKRFVAVRIES, from the coding sequence TTGAGTGCTAGCGAGGTTTCCGTAACCCCCGCGCAGTTCTTAGGATTCACAACACTAGGACTCTCAGTCCTCATACATATAGTATTCGTATCCATAACCCTGGGAGTAGGTCTTGTGACAGCTATATATAGATGGCTTGCTTATAAGAGATCAGATCCTGAGCTCGAGGTGTTTGCGAGAAGCACCTTCAGAATCATGATAGTATCAGAGCTCTTCTCAGGTGTGTGGGGTACTATAATAACAGTCTTCCTCGCAGGATTCTTCCCAGGACTAGTGGCGCTGGCAACAAATCTTCTCTTTACACCAATAGCTATATCGATTGTAAGCATCATGATTAGAATACCCTCCATAGCTATATTCTGGTATACCTGGGGTAGAGTATCGCCTTCTACCCATAGTATCATAGGCTTTATAATGGCTTTATCAGGCTTCGGAGTCCCACTAGGTTTTAGAACCTTATTCTCAGAAATAACATACCCGCACGCAGTAGCAGAATTCCTAGCAGGAACCGTTCCACCAGCCTGGTACGCGTATACATCTCCCATCTTCTGGTCGTTATATCTTCATACAGTATTCGCTGTGATATCTACAGGAGGTTTTGTAGTAGCATCTCTAATGGCTTACGAGAATAATCCTAGAGGTGTGAAGATAGGTCTCATGTTTGGGGTAGGATTCCTCTTCGCGCAATTCTTCGCAGGACCTCTATACTGGTATTCTCTTCACTACTACTCATCTTATATATTCAATCAAGTCACATTCGGAAGCTTCATGCCAGCTCTAGCTCTTAAAATGGTTCTCATAATCACGCTACTCACCATCTCAGTATACTCATGGACCAGGGTAAGATCTGAGAATATCATACCCAAACCAACAGTATATCTAGGCTTCATAGCCGTAGCAGTAGTATTCCTAGGAGAGTTGATCAACGATGGATCAAGATATCCATACATGGCAGTAGCAGGCGGGAGTGGAATTCCTATTGCAGGATTCTTCAACTTCTACATGGAAGTTCCAGAACCCGTTGTATTCGTGATCCTAGGCTTTCTAATATTCTCAATAGCTGTATTTATGATCGCAGCATATCTAGCGCTATACAAGAGATTTGTAGCTGTCAGAATAGAAAGCTAG
- a CDS encoding cytochrome ubiquinol oxidase subunit I: MSYMLGLSALGIYLHAIFVSITLGFPLAIMMLLYAYSKSRKPEYMTAARIMSYVLAVNFALGAVTGTLVEFGLVQVWPGTIVAIASFLLAPLALELIAFANEAVFLILFLVTLNRVRTSLSILILGIYWVFAVFSGYLITVVNSWLVAPWGVGSIPNALYPFLPDYGPMSTDPQKLVALKILLLTTGLTLQDLLQIPGSSDLIGVILKDPLVVFYSPYALASSLHNLVAAFIIGLSIALLGYSYRLYRSGDLRYRDIIKAFFPILLILILIQPTVLGDYMGVNVVEYNPVKFAMMEGAYTTFNNPLLALIAYRDPNHPIVGFDRFYSSCDQLGNTTLGDLASKLGVSEEYLLNVASKLNLQIDRSKLESVLSTKLSDICRNDLEIAESRTEIIHTAYYTKIAGGVLAFISAIAMAGVIYRIPVISPISRGVLRILTGNDERKTIFLLALLIGVGVALAAVLGWYVREAGRKPWTVYGLLYPSEVVTAVDYARTPQFVLLAGAIILGVNLGGIYAMYIVASRHARFTELIERFFRKR; the protein is encoded by the coding sequence ATGAGCTATATGTTAGGATTGTCTGCATTAGGCATATATCTTCACGCAATATTCGTATCAATAACGCTAGGATTCCCTCTAGCTATTATGATGCTTCTCTACGCCTATAGTAAGAGTAGAAAGCCTGAGTACATGACAGCAGCCAGGATCATGTCCTACGTGCTGGCTGTAAACTTCGCCTTAGGAGCTGTAACGGGAACTCTGGTAGAGTTCGGTCTTGTTCAGGTATGGCCTGGAACCATAGTTGCTATAGCGTCATTTCTCTTAGCCCCACTAGCTCTAGAGCTTATAGCATTTGCAAATGAAGCAGTTTTCCTGATACTATTTCTAGTGACCTTAAACAGAGTGAGAACTTCTCTGAGCATTCTGATCCTAGGCATATACTGGGTTTTCGCTGTTTTCTCAGGATATCTTATAACGGTCGTGAATTCGTGGCTTGTAGCACCATGGGGTGTAGGTTCTATACCTAACGCTTTATATCCTTTCCTCCCCGACTACGGACCTATGTCAACAGATCCTCAGAAGCTTGTTGCTCTGAAGATACTTCTTCTAACAACAGGACTAACCTTACAAGACCTGCTTCAGATACCAGGTTCATCAGATCTGATAGGAGTGATTCTAAAAGATCCTCTGGTTGTATTCTACAGCCCTTACGCTCTAGCCTCATCACTCCACAATCTGGTGGCAGCCTTTATAATAGGACTTTCAATAGCGCTTCTAGGCTACTCCTATAGATTATACAGGTCAGGAGATCTGAGGTATAGAGATATTATAAAAGCATTCTTCCCAATCCTCCTCATACTGATACTGATCCAGCCAACAGTACTAGGAGACTATATGGGGGTGAATGTCGTGGAGTATAATCCTGTTAAATTCGCCATGATGGAAGGAGCTTACACTACTTTTAACAATCCACTTCTAGCACTTATAGCGTATCGAGATCCTAATCATCCTATAGTAGGGTTCGATAGATTCTACTCCTCATGCGATCAGTTGGGCAACACTACATTAGGAGATCTAGCTAGTAAGCTTGGAGTGTCAGAGGAGTATCTTCTGAATGTAGCAAGTAAGTTGAATCTCCAGATCGATAGATCGAAACTCGAGAGCGTTCTCTCGACAAAACTCTCAGATATATGTAGAAACGATCTCGAGATCGCAGAATCGAGAACTGAGATCATACACACAGCATACTACACAAAGATAGCTGGTGGAGTGCTAGCATTCATATCGGCGATAGCTATGGCAGGAGTCATATATAGAATACCAGTGATCTCTCCCATCTCACGAGGAGTTCTTAGAATACTCACTGGAAATGATGAGAGGAAAACCATATTCCTACTAGCATTATTAATAGGAGTAGGAGTCGCTCTAGCAGCTGTTCTGGGATGGTATGTTAGAGAAGCTGGTAGAAAGCCTTGGACAGTATACGGCCTTCTATATCCGAGCGAGGTCGTGACAGCTGTAGACTACGCTAGAACACCTCAGTTCGTTCTACTGGCGGGAGCTATAATTCTAGGAGTGAATCTGGGAGGGATCTATGCAATGTACATAGTAGCAAGCAGGCATGCGAGATTTACAGAGCTTATAGAGAGATTCTTTAGAAAGAGGTGA